GCGCTTATTGATAGCCCCTGACAAGCGCTGCCGAAATCAGCGTCCACCCGTCAACCACGACAAAGAAGGCCAGCTTGAAGGGCAGCGAGACGATGGCGGGCGGCAGCATCATCATCCCCATCGCCATGAGCACGGCCGAGACGACGAGGTCGATGACCAAAAAGGGCAGCGCCACAAGAAATCCGATCTCGAAGGCGCGTTGCAGCTCGGTCAACATGAAGGAGGGGATCAGTAGCCTCAGCCCGTCCCCATCCGCATCAGGCGGCACCAGCGCGCGCAGATGGTCGAGCACCGCCGGATCGACCCGCGCCGACATGAAACGCTCGAAAGGCAGGATCGCCCGCGACGCCGCCTCGGCTATATCAATCTCGCCCGATCGCAGCGGTAGGGCGGCGTTTTGCCATGCCTCGCTGAGCACCGGATCCATCACGAACCAGGTCAGGAACAGCGAGAGGCTGACGATCAGCATATTGGGTGGCGATTGCTGGAGGCCCAGAGACTGGCGCAGGATCGACAGCACCGTGACGATGAAGGGAAAGCAGGTCACCGTGATCGCGATGGCCGGGGCGAGCGAAAGGATCGTCAGCCCGAGAAAGATCAGGATCGAGCTTTCGCCGACACCGCCAGTCATACCCGAGATCGCCTGGCCGATATTCTCGGTTACTGCCGGCGCGAGGGCAGGCGGCACGGTATTGCCGCCTGCCGCGCCCGGCGGCAGGGCCTGGGCCAGTGCGGGCTCGCCAGCGAAGATCAGCATTGCCGGCAGCGGCGCGATTCCGTGGCGATCCATGCCCAAGCCGGACCTCATTCCTCGCCGTCGCCTGCCTGAACGATGCGCAGCAGCAGGCGGTCGCCGTCGGTTTCGTCGGCGATGAGTTCCCCTCTTGCGACGACATGCTCGCCCACGCAGATCTCGACGCCGTCATCGACAGTCTGGTCAAGCGGCAGGATGTCGTTTTCCTGCAACGCCGACAGCTCCGCCACCGTCATCCGCCGCCGTCCGATCCGCACCGAGATCTCTACCGGGATATTGTCGGTCATCACCGTCGCATTCATGTCCATTCAGCGCTCCTCATCCGTTGAAGCCTCGCCGAGAAGACGGTCGAGGCGTTGTGTGATTTCGTTCGGGTCGATTGCGATCCGGCCATGCTCGAAGGTGATTTCATTGATCTCGCCGGGTATCAGCCTGATGCCCTCTAGCCCGAGCAAGTCGATGCGTCTGCGCAAGCTCTCGATGAGTTCGACCGGCCCGGCAATCTGGCAGGTTGCCGGGATACCGGCGCGGCAAAGCCTTTGCAGCTCGCCTATCACCGTCTCGACGATCAGCGCGGAGGGCTTCGCGCAAAGCAGTGCCGTGACCGCCTTGAGAACCGGTGTCACGGCCTCCAGCGTCTCGGATATCGCCTGCTCGCGCATCTCCGCCTGCTCCTGCGCCTGCGTTGCAGCCATGCGGAGCGCCGAGATCAAGTCTTCGACTTGACCCTCACGGCCAACAGCGAGCCCGTCGGCATGGCCGCGCGCATATTCCGCGGCCAGTGTCGCGGCGTCGGCGTCTGCCGGGGCGCTTGTCTCCGCGGCGGCAAAATCCTCGAATCGAAGCACCCGGCTCATGTCGCGGATCTCTCATCTTCGCCGATCCAGCCGTTGAGCAGGCGCACGGTCTCTTCGCGGCGTTCCTTCATCAGCGATTTGAGCCGCTCGACCGGCTCTGTGGTGCTGCCGCCGGGGCTGTCGAAGTCAAAATCCGCCGCGGCCATCGAGATCATCGGCATATCCGAGGACTCAGGATTCTGGACTGGGGAAAGATCCGGCAGCGCGGCAGCGGACCCGTCGCCGGAGGGCGGCGAGGATGTGTCCAGCCTCGCCGGTTCGCGCGCAGCGCCGCGCCCGCGCAGGGCGCGCATGGTCAAACCGAGAGCCATGATGGCGAACAGTCCCACCAGGCCAAGCCGGGCCAGAGAATCAAGCGCCAGCCTGTCGAGCAGCCCATGCGACCGCTCGACCTGCGTGCCAGCCTTTGTCCCGGCAATGAAGGCCATTGATTTGACGGTGATCTCGTCACCCCGGTCTTCGTCGAAGCCCACCGCTGCCGCGACGAGCTCTCGCATCTCGTCAAGCTCGGCCTCGCTGCGGGCGACGATCTGCGTTTCGCCATCCGCGCCTTCCTGCGCCACGCCATTGACCAGGACCGCCACGCTCAGCCGTCGGATCGCTCCGGGACGACGCTCGACCTGGCGGGTGACGCTGCCGACTTCGTAATTGGCCCTCTGCCGGGTTTCGGCACGCTGAGAGCTTTGCTGATCGCCCTCCTGGTTCATTCGCTCCGGCAGGTTGGAGGCGGCGGTGACCGCCGTCGCCCCGGCCATGCTCGATTCGTCGGTCAGCTCTTCGGTTTCTTGCGAGATCATCGCGCGCTGCGTCGGATCAAAACGGCGTTCGGTCA
This genomic window from Paracoccus sediminicola contains:
- a CDS encoding flagellar type III secretion system pore protein FliP is translated as MDRHGIAPLPAMLIFAGEPALAQALPPGAAGGNTVPPALAPAVTENIGQAISGMTGGVGESSILIFLGLTILSLAPAIAITVTCFPFIVTVLSILRQSLGLQQSPPNMLIVSLSLFLTWFVMDPVLSEAWQNAALPLRSGEIDIAEAASRAILPFERFMSARVDPAVLDHLRALVPPDADGDGLRLLIPSFMLTELQRAFEIGFLVALPFLVIDLVVSAVLMAMGMMMLPPAIVSLPFKLAFFVVVDGWTLISAALVRGYQ
- a CDS encoding FliM/FliN family flagellar motor C-terminal domain-containing protein, which produces MDMNATVMTDNIPVEISVRIGRRRMTVAELSALQENDILPLDQTVDDGVEICVGEHVVARGELIADETDGDRLLLRIVQAGDGEE
- the fliF gene encoding flagellar basal-body MS-ring/collar protein FliF, which codes for MQELHEFWKMRTSRQRMAILGGFAASLILVLAFVALAGRIPMALLYSGLDDQQAGPVVAQLEQGNIAYELRGGSIWVDERQRDRLRMELAAQNLPRQGGAGYEILDQMSGFSTTSQMFDAAYWRAKEGELARTILSIPSVRSARVHLTAPQARGYRDRQPGAASVTVVTDGTPLTPAQADAMRFLISSAVPQLTPSAVSVIDSVRGVIQPPGEQASTDRATRMKENVERILAPHVGSGNAIVEVSVDLVTESEQLTERRFDPTQRAMISQETEELTDESSMAGATAVTAASNLPERMNQEGDQQSSQRAETRQRANYEVGSVTRQVERRPGAIRRLSVAVLVNGVAQEGADGETQIVARSEAELDEMRELVAAAVGFDEDRGDEITVKSMAFIAGTKAGTQVERSHGLLDRLALDSLARLGLVGLFAIMALGLTMRALRGRGAAREPARLDTSSPPSGDGSAAALPDLSPVQNPESSDMPMISMAAADFDFDSPGGSTTEPVERLKSLMKERREETVRLLNGWIGEDERSAT